The genomic stretch AAACCGATCATAATATAACCGGCATGGGCGACTGAGGAATAACCTAGAATTCTTTTCACATCAGTCTGTACTAATGCGGCAAGGTTACCAAAAGTCATGGATAGTGCACCAAGCACAGCCAGCATAGTTGTTATGTCATATCCAGGCTTAAACATTGTAGCCAAACGGATAAGAATAACAATTGCGCCTAGCTTAGGCAGTGTTGCAATAAACGCTGCGGTTTCGTTACTTGCGCCCTCATATACATCAGGACACCAGAAGTGAAATGGAAACAGCGCGAGCTTGTAAAACATTCCAGCAAGGAACAACGCCATACCTGTGACAGCCATAGGTGAAGCTGCAAAGCTCCAATCACCCTTGACTAGTTCAGCTAGATACGTGGTGTGCATTCCTGCCAGTATGTATGAGAATCCATATAGAGCAAGAGCCGTAGCCACTGCCCCGAACAGGATATATTTGATACCAGCTTCGGCCGCATCCTTGCTCTTTGCTCGCACAGCGACGAGTGCGTAAAGACTATAGGATGAAAGCTCTAAAGCTAAGTACATAGTAATAAGTTCTACTGCAGAAGCTAAGATCATTAATCCCCACGCACTGAGCGCGAGGAACAGAAAGTAATCTGTGGTCTTTTCTTTATCCAGAGTAGGCTGACGCGATGCATTAAGAACAGTTACAAAAAACCCTATTGCGATAGCGGCCTTAAAAAACTGCGATAAATGGTCAACTTGATAGGATTTCCAGAATACCAGCCCCTGCTGTCCAACGGACACAACCGCAACCACCACGCCTAAAGCACAAGCTATTGGAAGCCATAGCCCTACTTTTTCACGCATCTTGGCGCTGCCTATGCTTTGAATAAAAAGCGCGGCAATAACAAGAAACTGGTAGATTTCAGGTAAAATCAGATTCGGATTGAAAGTCACTTCAGTCTCTCCAGTTGTTTATTTAACAATATTCTTGATAGAGTCCCACGCCATTTCCATTGGATTGCCATCTTCGATGCTGACAAGCTGAGCCTTGGTATGGACATGATTCTGCAACTTCTCGAGTGATGCATCCATGACTCTGAAAGTGAGTCCTGGAGCAAGCCCGATGTAAAAGACGAACACTGCCGGAATGGCAAGGTAAGACCATTCACGCAGATTCAAATCCTTCCAGCCGTTCCATGATGTCGGGCGGCCCCATGCAAGCTTGAGAGAAACTCTGAGCATGTATGCGGCTGCGATCATAGCACCTGGAACAATCGCGGCTCCAACCCATGGGCTGTATTCAAAGGCACCTACGAAAACCAACATCTCGCCTACGAAACTGTTAGTTCCGGGGAAACCGAATGAGGAAAGCGCGAACAGTCCCCAGAATCCCATATATGCAGGCATATATTTACCGAGACCAAGGTTATCGAAGATATCTCTACTGTGACTGCGTTCATATATTGCACCGATCATCATAAAGAGACCACCAGTTACGATACCGTGATTGAGCATCTGGAAAAGCGCTCCCTCAAGACCACGAAAGTTCAGGAGGAAGATACCCAGAGTTACAAATCCCATATGACTCACAGACGAGTAAGCAATAATCTTTTTGATATCATTTTGCCCCAGCGCGACTGCTCCACCATAGATTATAGAAGCTATGGATAATGCAATCATGAACGGAGCAAAATATTCAGTTGCGGCTGGTGTCAGCGGCAAGTTGAATCTAAGGAAACCATATGTTCCCATTTTAAGCAGTACGGAAGCCAGAATGACTGAGCCTGCTGTCGGTGCCTGAACGTGAGCGGCAGGTAACCATGTGTGGAATGGAAACATGGGAACTTTGATCGCGAACGCCAGAGCAAGAGCAAGGAATGCCCAGAACTGGAAACCGAAGGTGAAGGAATGTTCCATGAGTTCAGGAATTGCAAATGTTCCGCCCACTACTCTGAATGCAACGATTGCAACCAGAAGGAGCGCACTACCTGCAAGTGTGTAAAGGAAGAACTTGAGAGATGCGTATCTCTTTTCAGGTCCACCCCATACAGCGATGAGCAGGTACATAGGTACAAGCATCGCTTCCCAGAACACGTAGAATAAAACCAGATCAAGAGCGGTAAAGACTCCCACACAAGCCGCTGTCATAAACAGCAGGCAGAAGTGAAATTCTTTTACCCTTGTTTTTATATAGCTCCATGAACAGAGCACGCATAAGGGAAGAACAGCAATGGTCAGTATAATCATAAGAAAACTGATGCCGTCCGTTCCGAGATAATATTCAATTCCCCAATGTTTCACCCAATCCATTCTTTCCACAAACTGAAACTCAGCTGAGTCCAGTTTAAAATGTGTGAAAAGAGGCAGGGCAAGCATGAGTTCGATTACTGACACAATCAGCGTATAAATCCGTACTACGGAATCTCCTCGGAAGAAAAACAATCCGAAGGCCGCCAGAAGCGGAAAGAATACAAGGCTGGTCAGAACCGGATAAGCTAATTCTTGCATTTAGATATCTCCAATTTAACCAAGGTACCAGACAAGTCCGAAAATACAGAGCGCAATGAATACAGTCAGACCAAGATAATCTTGAAGTCGTCCAGTCTGCATCTTTGCACCGGTCCTGCCGATATCTCGTACCGTGTAAGCAGTTCCGTCCACAACCGTATCAATCCCCTTGCGGTCGAACCATGATGATCCGGCTGCAAAGTCCATTAGTCCCTTAAGGCCTACCACTCTGTAAACAGTGGTCCAGACTGAATCTGCCCATGCGATAGGACGACACACAAAACCGAGTCCTGTTCTTCCGATCAGCCTGTACAGCTTGTCGAAATCGAGGTTTCTGCCATGATGAGGGACAATGATCTTTCTCATAATCCAGAATCCTGCGCCTGTGAATGCAAGCAGCATTGCTGACTGCAACAAGTGCCAAGGAGTATAAGGAGTATATTCTACAGGGAATGGAAGCAGTGAATAAAGCATCTGCGGGTAAACACCCTGTGCGAAACACAGAATAGCTGAGATAGCCATGGCTACGTACATATTCTTAGGGATAGGATTAAGCTTAAGTCCCGTTTTTGCCGGCTTATGAAAGAAGGCAAAGTACGGTAACTTAATACCCACCGAAAGGAACGTACCGACCGCGGCAATTTCAAGCCCGATTGCGATCAGTGTATTGTGAGACTCAGCCGCACCAGTAATGGTCATGGTTTTACTGATAAATCCGTTGAAGAATGGCATTCCTGAGATGGAAACCGCCCCAACCATATACAGTATAACCAGCCATGGAAGTTTTCCGACCAAACCGCCAAGCTTATCAAGATCTGCCGTCCCTACTGCGTAGAGAATTGTTCCGACACTCATGAAGAGCAGTCCTTTATATAGGATATGTGCGTAAGCATGAGCGATAGCCCCGTTCAAACACAATGCGGTACCGATTCCGATACCTGCGACCATATACCCGACCTGAGAGACAATGTGGTAGGATAAAATCCTTCGCGCATTGTTCTCCATGGACGCGTAAAGTACGCCGTAGACCGCCATAAATGTTCCGGCAACAGCCAGAATATATACACCGGAGAATCCGCGAGCCAAAACGTAAACCGCTGTTTTGGTAGTAAACGCACACATAAATACTGCGCCAGGAATGGTAGCTTCAGGATATGCATCCGGTAGCCACGCATGCAGAGGAACAACTGCGGCGTTTACACAGAATCCGATGAGAATCAGCCAATCGTAGTACTGAACTGACGATGGATCGACAGGCAAGAACGCGAAAGTACCGATCTCGTGATATCTAAGCAGCAATCCGCCAAGCAGGAATAGCCCGCCGAGCATGTGAAACAGAAAGTATCTGTAACCAGCTGCGCTTGAAGTTTTAGTGCGATGCAGCCAGACAAGGAATGTCGAAGCTACAGCCATCAGTTCCCAGAAGATAAAGAGAGTCAGGTAATCTCCGGCAAACACACAACCAAATGATCCTGCAACATATAATGCAGCTGAAGCATGATGCGCTTTATCCTTCATATGAAGAGCGTAAATCATACCGATCAGTGATTGGATGGCAAAAACATTCGCAAACACCAGTGAGAGTTTATCTACTCTGCCTAAGATCAAGGTATTTCCAAGATATGGAATAACCCCGAATTCTCCCATTGTGGCGGTAAAAACAACCACAATAGCGATAACAGGCGGAACAAGTAGCAACCATTTCCAGTGTTCACCTCTAAAAAACGGCAGCGCCATAGCCAGAGCTATGAAAGCAACTGCCGGATGAAGAAATCCGTTAATTTCCATCATCTTCCTCCGGTCCCACAAGGAAAGGTTGTACAATAACCTTCATCATAAAAACCATTCCTACTGAGACTACAAGGGCGAATAACGCCCAGAATCCCGTATATTTATCATAAACATACTCAGGGTGGTGTGGATGAATGAAGAAGTTCAATACCACTAACACAACAAGGAAAACGATAAATACGCTCTTCCATGCTGTAAGATTCTTTGTGCGCTGGGTTTCAAACCAGTTTCCTAAACTGCTATTCATGCCTAACGCTCCTTAGAATTTTCCGAAGACGTTAATAAACTGTAAAAACGTCTGGGGATATAGCCCCAACCAGACGGATACAAGAGCCGTAGTACATAGCGGGATAACCATAGAGAGCGGAGCTTCATTATACTGCTCAAGATTAGCGCCCTCTGCGGGAGCTTTAAAGAACGCTCTGTAGATAATAGGAGCAAAATATGCAGCATTCAGCAAAGTACTTGCTAAAAGCGCAATCAAAATACCCCATTCACCAATGGATACAGCACCTTTAGCCAGATACCATTTGGTTGCGAACCCACAAACAGGTGGAACCCCGATCATGGATAGCGCCGCTATGGAGAATGCCCCGAAGGTCCATGGCATTCGTCGACCTAGCCCGTCCATTTTACTGATCTGTTTAAGATGAGTTGCTACGTAAATCGCCCCAGCTCCGAAGAACAATGTGATCTTCGAGAAAGCATGATGGGCAATATGCATTAACCCACCCTGCACAGCTTCAGGCGTAAGCATGGCAACACCGATGATGATGTATGAAAGCTGACTTACTGTTGAATAAGCAAGTCTCGCTTTGATATCATCTTTCGTCAGCGCAATGAGCGAGGCGATCACAATAGTAATCGCCGCAAGATATGCGGTCGGTAACCCGAGTCCCAGACTGTCCATAAGGTCCACACCGAATCCTGAGAGGATAATGCGTGAAACTGAGAACACACCGGCCTTAACAACAGCAACTGCGTGTAGCAAAGCTGATACAGGAGTCGGTGCAACCATCGCAGATGGAAGCCAGTTATGGAATGGCATAAGAGCTGCTTTTGCAAGACCGGCGATGTAAAGTACATAAGTAACCATTACAAGAGTCGGATCTGCATCTGCAGGGAATATACCGTGCTGAATGTCAGTTAAGTTGAAGTCGAGTGTTCCACAAAGCACGTAGGTAAGAACCATTGCGGGAAGGAGGAACAATTTCGATGTACCCATGAGGTAGACCATGTATTTTCTTGCACCGTTAAATGAGGTGTCATCCTGATGATGAGCAACTAACGGGTAAGTAAATACTGAAATGACTTCGTAGAATAAGTAAAGTGTGAAGATATTAGCGGAAAATGCAACCCCGAGCGCGCCAAAGATGGCGACAGCAAAACAGAAGTAATATCTGGTTTGCGCATGCTCGTTTTCAGATCTCATGTAACCGATGTTATAACTGGTAGCGAATATCCACAAAAGTGAAGCTACCAAGGCAAATACGAATGATAATCCATCTGCGGCAAATGAAACGGTAATCCCGGGCATAATGGTGAACAAGGTAAAATACTTGATCGTACCTTCCAGCGCAGCTGGAACCATTGCTAATACCGAAATAAACGTTAAAATACCGGCTATCATCGATACACTTTCACGCCTGTTTTGATCAGATCTAAACAGATATATAAGTATAGGAGCAGCCAGAGTAATTGCCAGAGGGATCAGCACGCTTGTACTGGTGATTATTTCTGTCATACCATCAACCCTTCAGCCTTGAAACAGTATCTGTTTCAGCACTCTTGAAACGTTTAGCAACGACTACAATAATTGCGAGAACCAAAGTGGCCTCAGCAGCAGCCAGTCCCATAACAAAAAGAGTTGCAATCTGCCCCGTGGCACTATCGGCTGCGGTCAACTGCGATGCAGACACAATGGAAAGCCCTGCTCCGTTGAGCATAAGTTCCACTGAAATCAGCATCCCTACCAAACTCTTGCGCCAGACAATGCCGTAGAGGCCAATTGCCAGCAGTCCAAGAGCGACAAGCTGATACATCATGAGCGGACTCATTCAGCGGCCCTCCCTTTTTTATCAAAAGCAAGTAGAACCGCTCCGGCCATTGCCGCCAGCAGAACCACTGAAATTAGTTCAAAGGCAAGTGCGTAGTTATCGAGAAGTCCTTTACCGAGTACCTCGAGAGGAACTTCAAGCGGAATACTAATGCTTTCCGGCTGATAATTAACGATAACCCATCCGATTACAAAAACCGGTGAAATGAATGCCAACGCCGAAAGCAACGCTTTGCCGGGTCTGCGTGATCCTGATTCAACCCCGTGGGCATCAGCTCTGCTGAGCATGATGGCGAAGAACATAAGGATACAGACAGCTCCAACATAAATAAGTATTTGCATAAACGCCATGAACGGCGCAGCCATCAGCATATACATTCCTGCTACACCGAGCAGAGACGTAATAAGCCCGACCATAGCCCTAACCAGACTATGCGCTCCGACTGCAAAACACCCTCCGCCGAGAACCAGCAGCGTGTATACAACGAAAGCGATTTTAGCCATCAATTCCATAATCAGCCTTCCTTCGTTGAGTTTTCAGGTTCTTGGGGAGCCGATTCTGCATT from Maridesulfovibrio frigidus DSM 17176 encodes the following:
- a CDS encoding NADH-quinone oxidoreductase subunit N, coding for MTFNPNLILPEIYQFLVIAALFIQSIGSAKMREKVGLWLPIACALGVVVAVVSVGQQGLVFWKSYQVDHLSQFFKAAIAIGFFVTVLNASRQPTLDKEKTTDYFLFLALSAWGLMILASAVELITMYLALELSSYSLYALVAVRAKSKDAAEAGIKYILFGAVATALALYGFSYILAGMHTTYLAELVKGDWSFAASPMAVTGMALFLAGMFYKLALFPFHFWCPDVYEGASNETAAFIATLPKLGAIVILIRLATMFKPGYDITTMLAVLGALSMTFGNLAALVQTDVKRILGYSSVAHAGYIMIGLVAGTAEGLAAASFYALAYVAMNLTCFWVVSRVAVDGRNLKLKDLDGLHKRAPVLAFALAVGAFALVGLPPMAGFMGKLFLFSAGWNHGYNWLIIIAGINTAISIYYYLGLVRHAYTKDAEDDVPMPDTSSFSLVGAGLLSVLVLALGLMPAGVFDLALNAGGSLLP
- a CDS encoding complex I subunit 4 family protein, which produces MQELAYPVLTSLVFFPLLAAFGLFFFRGDSVVRIYTLIVSVIELMLALPLFTHFKLDSAEFQFVERMDWVKHWGIEYYLGTDGISFLMIILTIAVLPLCVLCSWSYIKTRVKEFHFCLLFMTAACVGVFTALDLVLFYVFWEAMLVPMYLLIAVWGGPEKRYASLKFFLYTLAGSALLLVAIVAFRVVGGTFAIPELMEHSFTFGFQFWAFLALALAFAIKVPMFPFHTWLPAAHVQAPTAGSVILASVLLKMGTYGFLRFNLPLTPAATEYFAPFMIALSIASIIYGGAVALGQNDIKKIIAYSSVSHMGFVTLGIFLLNFRGLEGALFQMLNHGIVTGGLFMMIGAIYERSHSRDIFDNLGLGKYMPAYMGFWGLFALSSFGFPGTNSFVGEMLVFVGAFEYSPWVGAAIVPGAMIAAAYMLRVSLKLAWGRPTSWNGWKDLNLREWSYLAIPAVFVFYIGLAPGLTFRVMDASLEKLQNHVHTKAQLVSIEDGNPMEMAWDSIKNIVK
- a CDS encoding Na(+)/H(+) antiporter subunit D — translated: MEINGFLHPAVAFIALAMALPFFRGEHWKWLLLVPPVIAIVVVFTATMGEFGVIPYLGNTLILGRVDKLSLVFANVFAIQSLIGMIYALHMKDKAHHASAALYVAGSFGCVFAGDYLTLFIFWELMAVASTFLVWLHRTKTSSAAGYRYFLFHMLGGLFLLGGLLLRYHEIGTFAFLPVDPSSVQYYDWLILIGFCVNAAVVPLHAWLPDAYPEATIPGAVFMCAFTTKTAVYVLARGFSGVYILAVAGTFMAVYGVLYASMENNARRILSYHIVSQVGYMVAGIGIGTALCLNGAIAHAYAHILYKGLLFMSVGTILYAVGTADLDKLGGLVGKLPWLVILYMVGAVSISGMPFFNGFISKTMTITGAAESHNTLIAIGLEIAAVGTFLSVGIKLPYFAFFHKPAKTGLKLNPIPKNMYVAMAISAILCFAQGVYPQMLYSLLPFPVEYTPYTPWHLLQSAMLLAFTGAGFWIMRKIIVPHHGRNLDFDKLYRLIGRTGLGFVCRPIAWADSVWTTVYRVVGLKGLMDFAAGSSWFDRKGIDTVVDGTAYTVRDIGRTGAKMQTGRLQDYLGLTVFIALCIFGLVWYLG
- a CDS encoding monovalent cation/H+ antiporter subunit D family protein, whose amino-acid sequence is MTEIITSTSVLIPLAITLAAPILIYLFRSDQNRRESVSMIAGILTFISVLAMVPAALEGTIKYFTLFTIMPGITVSFAADGLSFVFALVASLLWIFATSYNIGYMRSENEHAQTRYYFCFAVAIFGALGVAFSANIFTLYLFYEVISVFTYPLVAHHQDDTSFNGARKYMVYLMGTSKLFLLPAMVLTYVLCGTLDFNLTDIQHGIFPADADPTLVMVTYVLYIAGLAKAALMPFHNWLPSAMVAPTPVSALLHAVAVVKAGVFSVSRIILSGFGVDLMDSLGLGLPTAYLAAITIVIASLIALTKDDIKARLAYSTVSQLSYIIIGVAMLTPEAVQGGLMHIAHHAFSKITLFFGAGAIYVATHLKQISKMDGLGRRMPWTFGAFSIAALSMIGVPPVCGFATKWYLAKGAVSIGEWGILIALLASTLLNAAYFAPIIYRAFFKAPAEGANLEQYNEAPLSMVIPLCTTALVSVWLGLYPQTFLQFINVFGKF
- the nuoK gene encoding NADH-quinone oxidoreductase subunit NuoK, translated to MSPLMMYQLVALGLLAIGLYGIVWRKSLVGMLISVELMLNGAGLSIVSASQLTAADSATGQIATLFVMGLAAAEATLVLAIIVVVAKRFKSAETDTVSRLKG
- a CDS encoding NADH-quinone oxidoreductase subunit J family protein → MELMAKIAFVVYTLLVLGGGCFAVGAHSLVRAMVGLITSLLGVAGMYMLMAAPFMAFMQILIYVGAVCILMFFAIMLSRADAHGVESGSRRPGKALLSALAFISPVFVIGWVIVNYQPESISIPLEVPLEVLGKGLLDNYALAFELISVVLLAAMAGAVLLAFDKKGRAAE